DNA sequence from the Salvelinus alpinus chromosome 7, SLU_Salpinus.1, whole genome shotgun sequence genome:
aaggtttgagGATACTTAGAaactctctttctattctggttagagccagtttgcgctgttctgtgaagggagtagtacacagcgttgtacgaaatctgcagtttcttggcaatttctcgcatggaatagccttcttttctcagaacaagaatagactgacgagtttcaggagaaaggtctttgtttctggccactttgagcctgtaatcgaacccaaaaatgctgatgctccagatactcagctagtctaaagaaggccagttttattgcttctttaattagaacaacagttttcagctgtgctaacataattgcagaaaggttttctaatgctcaattagccttttaaaattatatacTTGGtttagttaacacaacgtgccattggaacacaggagtgatggttgctgataatgggcctctgtacgcctatgtagatattccattaaaatccgtttccagctacaatagtcatttacaacattaacaatgtctacactgtatttctgatcaatttgatgttattgtaatggacaaaaaattggcttttctttcaaaaacaaggacatttctaagtgaacccaaaccTTTGAATGTTAGTGTGTTCCTGTTTTTcaagtttaatacatttgcaaaacatttgaaaaacctgttttcgctttgtcactacggggtattgtgtgtagattgctgaggatttttatccattttagaatgaggctgtaaggtaacaaaaggtggaaaatgtcaaggggcctgaataatTTCAGAAGGAACTGTGAGAGAGCGTAATGAGGAAACAGTGGGGGCACTGCTCATTGAGGCAACTGAATTGGTCCAATCACATTACCCTAACACAATGTCTAATCTTTGTCACTACACTTTCTGCCTACTCAGCGGTTTCTATCAGATATTCTGGGGATAATTGTATTTGTTGTGATGTACttgtaactgacaaaataatggaaacacttgagtaaatgaggaatacaaagtatattgaatgcaagtgcttccacacaggtgtgtttCCTGAGTTAATTATGCAATtagcatcccatcatgcttagggtaatGTCTAAAAATGCTGTGCAGACCATTATttaggctaccatggctatgtcccaataggatgacaatgcccccatccacagggcacgagtggtcactgaatggtttgatgagcatgaaaacgatgtaaaccatatgctcTAGGccgtcaccagatctcaacccaattgaacagttatgggagattctggagtggcgcaTGAGACAGCGTTTGATCATCAACAAAGAATGGTATCACATccttccaatagagttccagacactttgCCAATAATCTATGCCATGGCGTAGTGAAcctgttctggcggctcgtggtggcccaacgccttaTTTAGACacttgttggtgtttcctttattttggcagttacctgcagCTCTAGATGGTATGGCCTCAGGTTTCTATGCTCCCTCTAGTGGTCAATATGTAGAATGGAATCGGAAACTAAACATACAGGAACAACCCAACTGTTGTCCTAGTAACTAACACACccacttctctctgtgtgttgcaggGTTCCAGAGAGCCAGCAGCGATTGGCTGCCTGCTACCTCAACCTGATTAGTCAGATCAGGAGGCTGTACCGGTCATACTGCTCCAGTCACCCTTCGGCTGTCTGCGTACTCACTGACCACAGGTCAGTCCTTACTGGCATCTCAGTTCTGCATGACATGCATCTGCATTTGATTGACATTTCACTGCAAATCAAGTCCATCAGTTTAGTATTGCAAGTAAAATGTAATGTCTTTGTGGATAACCATAGGCTATAGAAGAGTAGTTGCAGTTTCTCTTTGAGCCACTAGGAGTCATACTTTCTCTGGAAATGTAGAGGCGCAACAGAGCGGTgtctcaaataaaattgtattagtcacatacgccgaatacaacaggtgtagaccttacagtgaaatgcttacttacgagcccctaaccaacagtgcagtttcaaaaaatatggataagaataagagataaaagtaacaagtaattaaagagcagcagtaaaaaaatcaaatgacaatatatacagggggtgccggtacagagtcaatgggcgggggcaccggttagttgaggtagtatgtacatgtaggtagagttaattaaagtgactatgcatagatgacaacagagagtggcagtggtgtggggaggggggtgcaatgtgaatagtctgggtagccatttgactcgatgttcaggagtcttatggcttgggggtagaagctgtttagaagcctcttggacctagacttggcgctccagtaccacttgccatgcagtagcagagagaacagtatgactagggtgtctggagtctttgacaatttttatggccttcctctgacaccgcctgatatagaggtcctggatggcaggaagcttggccccagtgatgtactgggccgttcgcactaccctctgtagtgccttgcggtcggaggctgagcagttctCATAACgaacagtgatgcaaccagtcaggatttcTCGTCCGTTGTGAGTGACCTTTTTTAATTTGTAGCCTCCTGATTCATATCCCCTCACTACAATCAGCCGGGCCCTGAGGCTCTGTGAACAGTTAATCACAGCGCTGTCCATCACACGCAATGTAGTTGTAACGAGCAAACAGAGCAATGAATCAAGCGGTTGTGTAATTATTATGTTAGTAACGCAATTAATCATGTACACTATTGTGGAACTGGTGTCCCCCCCCTCGGTCTCTTGCTGCGTAATTGTTCATGTGAAAACATGCACTGCAGAGACAAGagaacactgtcatgacacatacaaacacacacacacaggaagctgCACACAGGATATCTATAGTTGTGGTTATGTTCCAGGCAGGTGAGGCACTTTTGATTTCACACTGAACTAATTAGCATCTTTCATACTGTGGGATCCTTTTCAGCTTTTTTCTTTCACTACCAAACACATTCAACAAATCTAGATTTTTTTCCATGGTAGAatattttctctgtctctttacatggtcacccagcagtaaaactgtgtgtgtgtgtctctgtctgttgtagtgAGGAGCTGGGTACGTTCATGGAGAGCCAGGGGGCTAGTACGCCAGGCATCCTGACCCTGACCACCAGCCTGAGTAAACCCTTCATGAGGCTGGACAAGTATCCCATCCTGCTGCAGGAGCTGGAGAGACATATAGAGGTACATTAGGCCTCATCTGGAGCCAACATAACTCTCTATAGGCCCATCTATGGATCCGTATGCAACTGAGATTTAACTCACCTCCGCTGTTCCAGATAGCACTCCCCTACAATGCCCAAATACCATTGATATACCATGTATTGATATCCCTCCCAAACGTGTTAATGTAGATTTGATTTCTATATTTTTAATTGGGTATTGTGTAAGATATAAATTATTTAAATGTTTATAATTTGTTGACTATCTTGCAGGAGGCCCACCCGGACTACAGTGACATCTTGAAGGTTACGGTGGCTTTTAAAAGCTTGGTGGTAGGTACAGAACCCCTGTGGTTCCTCATGCAATGTTTAGGTAGACATGGTCCATAGAGATTAGCCGTGTACACTGAGTACTGTATCAACTCACAAGTCTACAGTAGCATCATCTAGTCTATATTACCTAACACACTACCAAGAATCATCACTGTCTGTCTTGATGAAAGCACACCTAGCAATTTGAAACTACTGAAGGCTGTCCTTCTCAGAAGATTGGAGATGTTGCTTGTATATAGTTCTTATGTTTCCAAACTGAGATGGAGCATCACATAAAAGACTGTCTTCCATGAGAGAAATTCTCAAGATGATACGCCCACCTCGGTTGTTTTAATTGAAAAGAAAAAACGATCTTGCTTCCTGTGTAATATGTCCTCAGTGAAAAACGTTTTCCAATCGTGGGTTGTGGACTGAAATAGCAGCATGAAACACCGTTTTCTGTTGGAGCAGTAGTTTGAGAGGCAGTTTCCACAGTGTGGCTGAGAGTTTGCGGGGAAGCGTTGactcacacacactgtagtaGTCTCTTGAGGTGTGCATTTGAGCATATTTTGGGTCCACCAGCCCTATTTAACGTGAACCTGGTTGGTGTTGATTTGTCATTTTGTCTTTGAGAGATGGGGAATCCCCCTTCTGGTCCCGGTAAACTGTTCTCTGTAATTCACCTTTGCACGATGCACAGTTCTTTTATACCTGTTGCAGCATTGCCATATCATGGACATTTTTGCATTTATAGTGTGGAAATGCTTACTAAACCAGGCTTAAAACAGCTTTTATCTTATGGTTAATCTATCCACCACACATTAACAGTGTTTCAATTTCTCATATGAACTATACAGTAATGGACACCTCTCCTTTCAGACCCAGTGTCAGGACCTGCGGAAGCGTAAGAACCTGGAGCTACAGATCCTGTCAGAGCCAGTGAGAGGCTGGGAGGGAGACGGCATGAAGTCTCTGGGTCACGTGGCCTACATGTCCCTGGTCCACATGCAGAACGGGACCAATGAGGTGAGAGCAACAGATACAGGTGTATCCCAATATTAAGTGTTAGGATCTGGGGAAGGTAAGCCTATCCTAGATCTGTGTGTAAGGGCAACTACCCAGAGAGAGTGCTACAGACCACCTCCGAGACGGTCAAAGTTCAAAATAACAATGTTTTGAGCAGTATGAACGGTGGTTAGGCGAATAACGAGAAAAGTGAGGTAGACCAGTTACATTCTCTGCTTGACGACCAGGAAATACAATTGTTGCCCGTTTGTTCACTCACAGGCGTAGAATTGATACAAGGACCTATTTCCCCAGAATTATATTATTTCAGCTCCTGTGAATAGCATTTCCAAATGACTGAACGTGCCATTGCCACATTATTTGGCACAGATAAGATTGTTTCCGTCGAACACATTCTGGAGatgaaattgtattagtcacatgcgctgaatacaaccggttagttgaggtagtatgtacatgtaggtagagttaattaaagtgactatgcatagatgataacagagagtggcaggggggtgcaatgcaaatagtctgggtagccatttgacgagaggttcaggagggttatggcttgggggtagaagctgtttagaagccttttggacctagacttggcgctactGCCAGGCAGTagctgagagaacagtctacgactagggtggctggagtctttgacaatttttatggcctttctctgacaccgcctggtatagaggtcctggatggcaggaagattggccccagtgatgtacggagccgttcgcactaccctctgtagtcctATATGCTGATTGCCACCCCTCTCTCATACGTTATGCCTATGTTAATCAAATATCTAATTTCATTATGAATCAGAAACCCCAGACTGGCTATATATAGAGTGGAAAGCCAGTCCCCCTCCCCCGCAGTGTGGTTTCTGTGTAGGGGTCGACTATGAAGATCTGAAAGCTGAGAGGAACAATTATCTGGCTGTGTTTTGGCCTGATTGAAGCACCACCTGACGCCAATCTAACATCTTTCAAACCTATTCCCTGTTGTCTTGACCTTTTTAACTTAGCTGAAATATTGTGATTTGGGATTCACATTCGATGTCAAATCAAAAGTATTCGCCACGTACACAGTTTACAGCACGGATAAAAGGTGCACCGAAATGCTTATGGCCTAGCTCCCTCAACAATGGAGTACATGTGACAGGGATTTTCATATCCCATTGCCCGAGTTCCCAGACACTCACCTGTGTCCGTGGGTGTCGTTGTGTGATTGATTCTGTGACGCTGCGTGTGTGTTCCCCATAGGAGAAGGAGGAGCGCTACCTCATGCTGTTTCCCGGTGTGCTGGTCCTGCTGTCTGCTAGTCCGCGCATGAGCGGCTTCATATACCAGGTAACCTAATGCGTCCAAAGTATTGCACTCAATCTGGGGAAGtgtgtcaacccccccccccccccctctctctgtccccccccagGGAAGGCTGCCGCTGACAGGCTCCACAGTCTCCAGGCAGACGGAGGACACGGAGAACGGCCACTACACCTTTGAGATCACAGGTACCGTAGGTTAGCGAGGGACccttgagtcatttagcagacgctcttatccagagtgacttacagtagtgggtgcatacattttcatacgcTTTGGTGTTGTCTGCAGTTCCATCAAATAGATACGTTCTAGTGATTTTTGTGATCAGTGCCAAGGATTGGGTTTCCTGTGAAAGGCCTATATCTTAACACACTGGTCCTGTTGAATAGATCAGAGGTCACTGGTCCATTACACTCTACACGTCAGTGGGTTGAAGGTCAGTAATGCAGTTGCGCCTCATTTTTAGTGAATCAATGGAGGATTTCTTCCTTGACATCCCTCTGACAGAGCAGCTTCCTATTATATTATGTCATTCTCATTCCAATGCCTTCAGTACAAACTGTGTAAAAACCTTGATTCATCTCGGGTTTAATGATGCAGTTACTCATGACGTTCACTGAGGGAAAGGGAAACGACGCTACATTAATGAATTACGTGAAATTATGCGTCATAGCGTTTATGCAATGCTATCATTAACATGCCAGGGCTGCAGGGAGAACCACTCCTCCTAGTTGTCTTATATACTTGCCGCAGGACACAGGCtaacagtttttattttattttttaaccatGACACCATAATCCAGTTTTTCATCCAGTCGCAACTCGCCAGCTGTCATGGTGGACGTTTATGATTCATGCCAGGTGCCCTACATGTGGGCTTTACGAAACGTCTTGCTAACAGTTTTACCCAGCCCTATCTCTAGGTAACCTAGCCTGAATCTTTCCTGCAAAGTGCAACccactgaagtgtgtgtgtgtgtgttgcaggaagcacGATGGATCGCGTCACAGTGTTCTGCAGTAACCCCCAGGAGCTGCAGGAGTGGCTGGACCATCTCCATGCCTACAGCGAAGGAGCCAGCCCCGTGGGCACCATTATCAAGGTAAAGACGTGGCACACTGTTCATGATTTCTTTTTGAAAAGATGTAGAAAGTGCCGTTGCGTAGAGAATGTTCACTAAACAAAATGGCTGTGCTGTATTTCCCTCTAGACTTAGTATCATAGTATGAAAACATCTACACCACTTCACATGTATCCAGAACTCGCATTGCACTGAACCATTTGAACATCCACTGTACTTCACACATGGCTGGCACTTGCATTGAACCTCACACATCCCATCTCTCTGACTGAAAGCCGGTCAGTATGCTGGGCACCCCCACTCACCTGCCCAGCTTCAGCAACCCCTGCCAGGCCAACCGGGGACCCCTGGAGCCCCCCAAGACCACCAAGCCCTGGTCCCTGAGCTGCCTGCGCCCCGCCCCACCTCTCAAGCCCTCCGCTGCACTGGGCTACAAGGAGGTAGGCCAACCCAGACCTACAGAATATCCATCTATctctttgttcttcagtcttggTACCTGAGAGGTGCagggttttgttccagcccagcactaaccctCTAGAGTCTGGAGCTATTCAGGTTCTTGATGAATAGCTGATTACTTGAATCAGGATATAGTGCTGGGTTAGGACAAAAGCCTGCACCCACTAAGTATATTCGGCGCCTGGGGTAAAGAGCACTGCTTTGTCTTTTACAGTAACATGAGTTTAACGGGTCCATGGAAAAACCCTGTCAGATATAGCTGTTTGAGTGGGCAGAGCTCTTACCAGATGAGTAGGCAAACGGGGGTCAACGAATCTATATAAAAACAGTGTATAGACAAGGTGGGGGGGTTGTGTTGGTGATAAGTAACTACATTCATTCCGGTACAGACTTGTCTTTTGAATGGCGTTTGTCTGGCTGTCAAGTTGACCTGGTGGTGGGCTGCACCAGCTGCTACTCCACAGGGTCGGGAAGTGGTCAGTGTGCGGTGAGGTCGAGCTTGGTCACTGACCATTTATTTTGCCAGAATAGTCCTCTTAAAAAATGGTTATCGTTTTGCGGATTCCTGAGATCCATGAAAACGTTGACAGAAAGACGTTACGTACAATGACGTAGGTTGAAAATAGGTCATTTGTGGTGAGATTTCACGATATTCTAAAGCTAGAGTGCAGCATTACCCACTATGCTCTATGCCCCCAGGGTTAAAGCAGCTATTAGCTGGggtctcctctacctctctggagAATGCatctcccctttccctctctttttttctgtggaatcatcactctgttttcttcaTACtgcaggatggggggggggggtactgacaTTTTCACCGTTCACCCTGTTCTAATTTCTCCCACTTTCTTTTTTCTTCTCatgcatctctctctatctctctatctatctctctctctctatctccatacTGGCTGCTGTAGAGGATGTCTTCTATCTTGAAGGTGAGGCTAGATCTATCGCTCTCCTTCTGTGTggatgtgtgcgtgcatgtgctgAAGTGGCATGTCATTGCTCTGTTTGCCTCTTCCTCTGTTGTAAGCTGTTGGTTTCCTGTGTTCTCTGCTGCCTTGTCTGTCTTTTATCCCCGTACTCACCAAGAGCCTCTGGCAGACGTTCTGTTTTCTAGGTAACACAAAGTTATTTCTAGGTAACGGATACAAGTAGAATTTGATGCAGAAGCACTCATCCCACACATCTTTATTGAGATGGACACATTGTGCAtaaattaatgtgtgtgtgtgctttattTTCAACGAAGCTGCTTCTTGTTGCACCTTGGCTAGCATATGATCAAATAAGAAAGAATAAATGGCAATTTACAGGTTTGAAAATGGGAGTGGTTACATAAGAGGGTTTTAAAATTGTTCATTATTTTAATCATGATCTCGTTAATGGTAAAGGTGATTCATTATAGCAGATGTGATGACATAGGCCACACAGTTAGCAACAAGTGTGTGACATGGTTGTGCTAAAAACAAAATGTGTTAATTAATGACTCGGATGGGACAATTTTTGTTTCTAAAAGTAAACTGTTTAAAATAataccagggttgtgttcattaggcaccaaatggaagaaaccTGACTGAAACGGGGAGTGGCTACTTAAATTCTCCAATAAGAAATTATAATTTTATTTTCCTgttgcgtgccctaatgaacatgcaCCAGGTTTCTTTGGTTACTGCTGTCCCATGCTTGTGGAACTTCTAAGACTTTGTCACCGTGTATGTTTTCGTCTATGgaggcaatgtgtgtgtgttactgtaggcTTGCATTTACCGTGATGTTTTTCCCCCTAGCTTGaaggtgtgtgtcactgtgttggCTATGACTCTGTGTACCGTACCCTCCTAACAGTTCTGTCACTCCTACAGGACTCCAGTAAGAGCTCTGGGCCCATTAAGAATTTCTTCCCAAAACGCAGAGCAGAAAGAAAACATTCCGATGATGAGTTCCTCTTACGGAAAAGTAGGTTTGATCATTCCACTCTAGGAAATGAAACCATAAATGTGTTGCCACCAAGGAAAGCACAGATTCACACTCTGCGTGGCAAAATACAGTCGCTGCCTAAACAATTAACTCATTTCTCTCACTGTGAATCAACACTCCAGTGTAATTCACTGCACGTAACTCAAATTGCATGTCTCACGTGGTTTATGGTACCTCACACATTCAGTGTCATCGCTAGGTGAGACATCCAGCTCCTAGTAACTGTCCAGTAAAATCTCACTTTTTGAAGTTCATAGTccgttaactcatacccaaataatgttgttgactcatcctatactcatatttgtggccaaagtgtaaataaaataaaaacacttcGGGGGGAAAAAATACTACTCAAACAGACTGTTTAAAAATGCTTGCTGTTTCCTCATTTAACGTGATGTCAAGTTggctgagctggccaatcagctttTGCCatttaatatttttaatgacGGTAGACACCATTCTGTTGTAGCCCTTAACCATTctaacacagaaaagctgcttttaaACACACTTCATTACCATTTattggaaggaaaactatttcactcatattgtaattaattataggtcatatttaatAGAAATCTGGAAAAACTAGACAGTTAATTTAAAGTAACTGGAACAATGAGAGGGGAACTGACCATCTgtagcagacacacagacagttaccatagagatgaagCAGCTAAATCagttgttcctgtctgtctgtcaggtctGTGTGTCAGTTGAATGTTGTAATTTAAAGTCAGTCTTTGTGGTTCAGAAGGCTCCTGACTCCCAGTTTCCCCTGTGTGCCTTTGATTGACAGGTACAGCTGCTCTGGAGGAGGATGCCCAGATTCTGAAGGTGATCGAGGCCTACTGCACAGGGGCCAGCCAGCATCATGCCAGCCAGCATCAGGCCAGCACAGGTGAGCTGAAGAGAGTGTCTGTCTGTGGGCACGCGCACTTGTATGCATCTGTGTGTGAGTGATTATTTTCAACCTGTCATAGATGTGTGTGTTATACAGACAAATAATTTATTTCAACAggtacaaggtgtgtgtgtgtgtgtgtgtgtcacaccttTAATGGCCCATAGATAGGCATGGCAATGACTCAGACTTacatgtgtgttattgtgtctttCTGCAGCGGTGAGGAAAGTGTGTGTCCCTCAGGTCCTGCTGCCAGAGGAAGAGAAGATCATGGTGGAGGAGATGAAGAACAACGGTCAGACAAGCATAGAGGAAAAGTAAGATGGCCACCACTCAGGAGAATAGACCTTTATTAAACCATTACAACACTGTGTGTTAGGGCGGGGCGGTATaccatcagaatggagaaagactcatTTGAAATCACTTATTTGTTGCCCCCTAAGATCATGAACTACTCAAAGTTTATTTTAGAacttttttattattaaaaacataaaataccgtcaaaaatgtgaaaaatatgATATATTGGCCagaattcaaaaggcactcgcacatctagctgtctttgttgcaggtgcatggtaacagttgagtAAAATTAGAAACCTGCACACCGCTCTTGATAGTGTCGCCGCTCTTGATAGTGTCGCCGCTCTTGATAGTGTCGCCGCTCTTGATAGTGTCGCCGCTCTTGATAGTGTCACCGCTCTTGATAGtgtcactgctctttaataagctttatgtATCGGACACACTGCCTTAGCACTATTATGTAGACATggctccacccacatccgttccacgcatcgaatggggttggagtcaagagaacaaataagtgctaccaatataacaatgtgcatttcataaatatttgaAATAGTGTGTACGTTAAACGTATTAAACACAATGAGGACATCGACCTACCAAGCAAGTTTTCATAAATCATCGGCTACAGCGCAAGAAAAACGTCAGAGTAATCCTAAATGTTCACatttacaacataacatacataggcatttcatcattaagacctctaggaaataatgtctggagggtgaaaatccaaaaacattctcttttactcagagtattatgTATATCAcctggccatatcgcccagccctccTGTGTATGACATGGATCTGCAGTTAGTTTTGTTTAGGTGGTCGTTTCAACACATCTAATACGATGCTTTTTCAAATCTGTGGTATTTATTAATCCAGTTAAAATTAAGAAATGTATTTCTTTACATAATAACGTTAAGGTATTAGCAAGTGGTGGTTTTACCTTGAACATTGAGAAGCAAGAAATTGCCTCGTcaatatttgtgaaattatgttcGGCTGCCTGGAACACTCAAATTCCAAAGCCTTTGTCAAAGAACATAATGTGACATTAAGATATGCTGTTGTCCCACTTTCTGATAACCTTTTTGTTTCTGCACTGGCAGGAGTCTGGTTGATGCAGTATATGCTTTAAAGGATGAGGTCCATGAATTAAAGAAGGTAAAACATGA
Encoded proteins:
- the LOC139581310 gene encoding rho guanine nucleotide exchange factor 6-like isoform X2 produces the protein MNPEEQTVTWLISLGVLNSPKKNIADPEEFLKTSLKDGVVLCKLMERLVPSTLPKYCQEPRNEADCIANIKEFLRGCTSLKVEGFEPECLYSGENFNKVLTTLLGVNFATQDCGTERSCPQSGTPAPSQSTTSHTSSRSKSLRRQSKPAEMSENGGGGLVLVKARFQFKQNNEDELSFNKGDLISVSRQEEGGWWEGSLNGKTGWFPSNYVREVKPCDKPVSPKASQLTKNYYSVVVQDILEHEREFVKELQTMLSCYLRPLKASDKLSITDSGSLSGNLEEILTFQQGLVLALDECTKVPESQQRLAACYLNLISQIRRLYRSYCSSHPSAVCVLTDHSEELGTFMESQGASTPGILTLTTSLSKPFMRLDKYPILLQELERHIEEAHPDYSDILKVTVAFKSLVTQCQDLRKRKNLELQILSEPVRGWEGDGMKSLGHVAYMSLVHMQNGTNEEKEERYLMLFPGVLVLLSASPRMSGFIYQGRLPLTGSTVSRQTEDTENGHYTFEITGSTMDRVTVFCSNPQELQEWLDHLHAYSEGASPVGTIIKPVSMLGTPTHLPSFSNPCQANRGPLEPPKTTKPWSLSCLRPAPPLKPSAALGYKEDSSKSSGPIKNFFPKRRAERKHSDDEFLLRKSTAALEEDAQILKVIEAYCTGASQHHASQHQASTAVRKVCVPQVLLPEEEKIMVEEMKNNGQTSIEEKSLVDAVYALKDEVHELKKENKWMKHCLEEEQKSRKELERVVRKLAKQKNDCTWEDGGH
- the LOC139581310 gene encoding rho guanine nucleotide exchange factor 6-like isoform X3 is translated as MANLWIFLKCSERSSSLPPQRLASWCNHPLERVYCQEPRNEADCIANIKEFLRGCTSLKVEGFEPECLYSGENFNKVLTTLLGVNFATQDCGTERSCPQSGTPAPSQSTTSHTSSRSKSLRRQSKPAEMSENGGGGLVLVKARFQFKQNNEDELSFNKGDLISVSRQEEGGWWEGSLNGKTGWFPSNYVREVKPCDKPVSPKASQLTKNYYSVVVQDILEHEREFVKELQTMLSCYLRPLKASDKLSITDSGSLSGNLEEILTFQQGLVLALDECTKVPESQQRLAACYLNLISQIRRLYRSYCSSHPSAVCVLTDHSEELGTFMESQGASTPGILTLTTSLSKPFMRLDKYPILLQELERHIEEAHPDYSDILKVTVAFKSLVTQCQDLRKRKNLELQILSEPVRGWEGDGMKSLGHVAYMSLVHMQNGTNEEKEERYLMLFPGVLVLLSASPRMSGFIYQGRLPLTGSTVSRQTEDTENGHYTFEITGSTMDRVTVFCSNPQELQEWLDHLHAYSEGASPVGTIIKPVSMLGTPTHLPSFSNPCQANRGPLEPPKTTKPWSLSCLRPAPPLKPSAALGYKERMSSILKDSSKSSGPIKNFFPKRRAERKHSDDEFLLRKSTAALEEDAQILKVIEAYCTGASQHHASQHQASTAVRKVCVPQVLLPEEEKIMVEEMKNNGQTSIEEKSLVDAVYALKDEVHELKKENKWMKHCLEEEQKSRKELERVVRKLAKQKNDCTWEDGGH
- the LOC139581310 gene encoding rho guanine nucleotide exchange factor 6-like isoform X1, which gives rise to MNPEEQTVTWLISLGVLNSPKKNIADPEEFLKTSLKDGVVLCKLMERLVPSTLPKYCQEPRNEADCIANIKEFLRGCTSLKVEGFEPECLYSGENFNKVLTTLLGVNFATQDCGTERSCPQSGTPAPSQSTTSHTSSRSKSLRRQSKPAEMSENGGGGLVLVKARFQFKQNNEDELSFNKGDLISVSRQEEGGWWEGSLNGKTGWFPSNYVREVKPCDKPVSPKASQLTKNYYSVVVQDILEHEREFVKELQTMLSCYLRPLKASDKLSITDSGSLSGNLEEILTFQQGLVLALDECTKVPESQQRLAACYLNLISQIRRLYRSYCSSHPSAVCVLTDHSEELGTFMESQGASTPGILTLTTSLSKPFMRLDKYPILLQELERHIEEAHPDYSDILKVTVAFKSLVTQCQDLRKRKNLELQILSEPVRGWEGDGMKSLGHVAYMSLVHMQNGTNEEKEERYLMLFPGVLVLLSASPRMSGFIYQGRLPLTGSTVSRQTEDTENGHYTFEITGSTMDRVTVFCSNPQELQEWLDHLHAYSEGASPVGTIIKPVSMLGTPTHLPSFSNPCQANRGPLEPPKTTKPWSLSCLRPAPPLKPSAALGYKERMSSILKDSSKSSGPIKNFFPKRRAERKHSDDEFLLRKSTAALEEDAQILKVIEAYCTGASQHHASQHQASTAVRKVCVPQVLLPEEEKIMVEEMKNNGQTSIEEKSLVDAVYALKDEVHELKKENKWMKHCLEEEQKSRKELERVVRKLAKQKNDCTWEDGGH